A stretch of the Microcebus murinus isolate Inina chromosome 6, M.murinus_Inina_mat1.0, whole genome shotgun sequence genome encodes the following:
- the INF2 gene encoding inverted formin-2 isoform X2 translates to MSPSHRQLGKMSVREGAQRKWAALKEKLGPQDSDPTEANLESADPELCIRLLQMPSVVNYSGLRKRLESSDGGWMVQFLEQSGLDLLLEALARLSGRGVARIADALLQLTCISCVRAVMNSPRGIEYILSNPAYARQLSLALDTSNVMVKKQVFELLAALCIYSPEGHALTLDALDHYKTACSQQYRFSVIMSELSDSDNVPYVVTLLSVINAVILGPEDLRTRTQLRSEFVGLQLLDILTRLRDLEDADLLIQLEAFEEAKAEDEEELLHVCGGVNMNSHQEVFASLFHKVSCSPASTQLLSMLQGLLHLEPTHRSSQLLWEALESLVNRAVLLASDAQECTLEEVVERLLSVKGRLRPSPLDKAHKSVQADLGQGQRGSSPENGTAPEASVEGQQPAVAQAWQLVGSNQRESGGEAPQPRALEQRTPAPPPPAPPLPSSTTGAPPPSLPPLPGLGATSPPAPPPPPPQSGQGAIPPPAPPPPPPLPGQGAIPPPAPPPPPPLPGLRAMAPPAPPPPPPPLPGSCGLLPPLPPPLPGMGCPPPPPLPGAGWGPPPPPPLPGLPGPPAVDSVEEVIVAQVDHSLGSAWVPSHRRVNPPTLRMKKLNWQKLPSKVAREGNSMWAALGSPDAEAVEPDFSSIERLFSFPVAKPREPAAAAPARKEPKEITFLDAKKSLNLNIFLKQFKCSNEEVTGMIRAGDTTKFDVEVLKQLLKLLPEKHEIENLRAFGEDRARLANADQFYLLLLGIPCYQLRVECMLLCEGTAVVLDMVRPKAQLVLAACESLLTSHQLPVFCQLILRIGNFLNYGSHTGDADGFKISTLLKLTETKSQQNRVTLLHHVLEEVERSHPDLLQLPQDLDQPSRAAGINLEVIRSEASSNLKKLLETEHKVSASVPEVQEQYSGRLQASIEASRALDKLFEDIEQKRRELADYLCEDAQQLSLEDTFSTMKTFRDLFIRALKENKERKDQAARAERRKQQLAEEEARRPRGEDGKPGRKGPGKQEEVCVIDALLADIRKGFQLRKTARGRADADKGSRAAVGDPPGAMESAASRDPAGDPRGGTRRPTSGPGLDAAATKEPPGWDLVDAVTPGPQPAQEPAEEGGPGRLERRSSWYVDASDFLTPEDAQCPQPSQGAWPVTLGDARALQPLKFSSEKPPGAPSSSQDAEGPVSSGDIRRAEADSTSQEDAAVLGRSAGLPAAGLGGDADEEDPAPESALDTSLDRSFSEDAVTDSSGSGTLPRARRASKGPGRRRKKRAARSQEEVAPECDDSSTKRLCAIQ, encoded by the exons CTCGGCAAGATGTCGGTGAGGGAGGGCGCCCAGCGCAAGTGGGCGGCGCTGAAGGAGAAGCTGGGGCCGCAGGACTCGGACCCCACGGAGGCCAACCTGGAGAGCGCCGACCCCGAGCTGTGCATCCGGCTGCTGCAGATGCCCTCCGTGGTCAACTACTCCGGCCTGCGCAAGCGGCTGGAGAGCAGCGACGGCGGCTGGATGGTGCAGTTCCTGGAGCAGAGCGGCCTGGACCTGCTGCTGGAGGCGCTGGCGCGGCTGTCGGGCCGCGGGGTGGCGCGCATCGCGGACGCCCTGCTGCAGCTCACCTGCATAAGCTGCGTGCGCGCCGTCATGAACTCGCCGCGGGGCATCGAGTACATCCTCAGCAACCCCGCCTACGCGCGCCAGCTCTCTCTCG CCCTGGACACGTCCAACGTGATGGTGAAGAAGCAGGTGTTCGAGCTGCTGGCCGCCCTGTGCATCTACTCGCCCGAGGGCCACGCCCTCACCCTGGACGCCCTCGACCACTACAAG ACCGCGTGCAGCCAGCAGTACCGCTTCAGCGTCATCATGAGTGAGCTCTCCGACAGCGACAACGTGCCTTACGTCGTCACCCTGCTCAGCGTCATCAACGCCGTCATCCTGGGCCCCGAGGACCTGCGCACGCGCACCCAGCTGCGGAGCGAGTTTGTCG GGCTGCAGCTGCTGGACATCCTGACCCGGCTGCG AGACCTGGAGGACGCCGACCTGCTGATCCAGCTAGAGGCCTTCGAGGAGGCCAAGGCCGAGGACGAAGAGGAGCTGCTGCACGTGTGCGGCGGGGTCAACATGAACAGCCACCAGGAGGTCTTCGCCTCCCTGTTCCACAag gTGAGCTGCTCCCCGGCGTCCACCCAGCTGCTGTCCATGCTGCAGGGCCTCCTGCACCTGGAACCCACCCACCGTTCCAGCCAGCTGCTCTGGGAGGCCTTGGAGAGCCTGGTGAACCGGGCCGTGCTCCTGGCCAGTGACG CCCAGGAATGCACCCTGGAGGAGGTGGTCGAGCGGCTCCTGTCCGTCAAGGGGCGGCTCCGACCAAGCCCCCTGGACAAGGCCCACAAGAGCGTCCAGGCCGACCTAGGCCAGGGTCAGAGGGGCAGCTCCCCTGAAAACGGCACTGCCCCCGAGGCCAGCGTGGAAGGCCAGCAGCCCGCAGTGGCCCAGGCTTGGCAGCTGGTGGGCAGCAACCAGAGAGAGAGTGGCGGGGAAGCCCCACAGCCAAGAGCCCTGGAGCAGCGGAcacccgccccacccccaccggcaccccccctccccagctctacCACGGgggcccctcccccttcccttccaccCCTACCAGGCCTGGGGGCCACGTCCcccccagcaccccctcccccacccccacagtcaGGCCAGGGGGCCATTCCCCctccagcaccccctcccccacccccactgccaggCCAGGGGGCCATTCCCCctccagcaccccctcccccacccccactgccaggCCTGAGGGCCATGGCCcccccagcaccccctcccccacctccacccctgccaggcTCCTGTGGGCTCTTGCCCCCACTGCCTCCACCACTCCCGGGCATGGggtgcccacccccacccccacttcctggagcaggctggggcccccctccacctccacccctgcccgGCCTCCCTGGCCCTCCCGCAGTGGACAGCGTGGAGGAGGTCATCGTGGCCCAGGTGGACCACAGCCTGGGCTCGGCCTGGGTGCCCAGCCACAGGCGGGTGAACCCGCCCACGCTGCGCATGAAGAAGCTGAACTGGCAGAAGCTGCCGTCCAAGGTGGCTCGTG AGGGCAACTCCATGTGGGCGGCGCTGGGCAGTCCGGACGCCGAGGCGGTGGAGCCCGACTTCTCCAGCATCGAGCGGCTCTTCTCCTTCCCCGTGGCCAAGCCCAGGGAGCCGGCCGCTGCCGCCCCCGCCAGGAAGGAGCCCAAGGAG ATCACGTTCCTCGACGCCAAGAAGAGCCTGAATCTCAACATCTTCCTGAAGCAGTTTAAGTG cTCCAACGAGGAGGTCACCGGGATGATCCGGGCCGGGGACACCACCAAGTTCGACGTGGAGGTTCTCAAACAGCTCCTCAAGCTCCTTCCGGAGAAGCACGAG ATTGAGAACCTGCGGGCGTTCGGAGAGGACCGAGCCAGGCTGGCCAACGCTGACCAGTTctacctgctgctgctgggcATCCCCTG CTACCAGCTGCGGGTCGAGTGCATGCTGCTGTGCGAGGGTACAGCCGTCGTGCTGGACATGGTGCGGCCCAAGGCCCAGCTGGTGCTCGCCGCCTGCGAGA GCCTGCTCACCAGCCACCAGCTGCCCGTCTTCTGCCAGCTCATCCTGAGGATCGGGAACTTCCTCAACTAC GGCAGCCACACAGGCGACGCTGATGGCTTCAAGATCAGCACGTTGCTGAAACTCACGGAGACCAAGTCCCAGCAGAACCGCGTGACGCTGCTGCACCACGTGCTGGAG GAAGTGGAGAGGAGCCACCCAGACCTCCTGCAACTGCCCCAGGACCTGGACCAGCCCTCCCGAGCCGCGGG GATCAACCTGGAAGTGATCCGCTCAGAGGCCAGCTCCAACCTGAAGAAGCTTCTGGAGACAGAGCATAAGGTGTCGGCCTCGGTGCCTGAGGTGCAGGAGCAGTACTCGGGGCGCCTCCAG GCCAGCATCGAGGCCTCCCGGGCGCTGGACAAGCTCTTCGAGGACATCGAGCAGAAGCGGCGGGAGCTGGCCGACTACCTGTGTGAGGACGCCCAGCAGCTGTCCCTGGAGGACACCTTCAGCACCATGAAGACCTTCCGAGACCTCTTCATCCGAGCCCTGAAG GAGAACAAGGAGCGGAAGGACCAGGCGGCCAGGGCAGAGCGCAGGAAGCAGCAGCTGGCCGAGGAGGAGGCGCGGAGGCCTCGGGGCGAGGACGGGAAGCCAG GCAGGAAGGGGCCCGGGAAGCAGGAGGAGGTGTGTGTCATCGACGCCCTGCTGGCCGACATCAGGAAGGGTTTCCAGCTTCGGAAGACGGCCCGGGGCCGCGCGGACGCCGACAAGGGCAGCAGGGCGGCCGTGGGGGACCCCCCAGGGGCCATGGAGTCTG CGGCCAGCAGGGACCCTGCAGGAGACCCCAGGGGTGGCACCCGCCGCCCCACCTCTGGGCCAGGCCTTGATGCTGCAGCCACCAAGGAGCCCCCAGGCTGGGACCTTGTGGACGCCGTGACCCCCGGCCCGCAGCCTGCCCAGGAGCCGGCAGAGGAGGGTGGTCCCGGGCGCCTGGAGAGGCGTTCTTCCTGGTACGTGGACGCCAGCGACTTCCTCACCCCGGAGGACGCCCAGTGTCCGCAGCCCTCGCAGGGGGCCTGGCCAGTGACTCTGGGCGACGCTCGGGCCCTGCAGCCCCTCAAGTTCTCCAGCGAAAAGCCCCCTGGGGCCCCAAGTTCCAGCCAGGACGCCGAGGGCCCCGTGTCCTCGGGGGACATCCGCCGGGCCGAGGCCGACAGCACGAGCCAGGAGGATGCAGCTGTCCTGGGCCGCAGCGCCGGCCTCCCGGCTGCAGGCCTCGGTGGGGACGCGGACGAGGAGGACCCGGCCCCGGAGTCCGCACTGGACACCTCCCTGGACAGGTCCTTCTCTGAGGACGCAGTGACTGACTCCTCGGGGTCTGGCACCCTCCCCAGGGCCCGCCGGGCCTCGAAGGGGCCGGGCCGGCGGAGGAAGAAGCGCGCGGCAAGGAGCCAGGAAG AGGTTGCCCCCGAGTGTGATGATAGTAGTACAAAAAGGCTGTGTGCCATCCAGTGA
- the INF2 gene encoding inverted formin-2 isoform X3, with translation MSPSHRQLGKMSVREGAQRKWAALKEKLGPQDSDPTEANLESADPELCIRLLQMPSVVNYSGLRKRLESSDGGWMVQFLEQSGLDLLLEALARLSGRGVARIADALLQLTCISCVRAVMNSPRGIEYILSNPAYARQLSLALDTSNVMVKKQVFELLAALCIYSPEGHALTLDALDHYKTACSQQYRFSVIMSELSDSDNVPYVVTLLSVINAVILGPEDLRTRTQLRSEFVGLQLLDILTRLRDLEDADLLIQLEAFEEAKAEDEEELLHVCGGVNMNSHQEVFASLFHKVSCSPASTQLLSMLQGLLHLEPTHRSSQLLWEALESLVNRAVLLASDAQECTLEEVVERLLSVKGRLRPSPLDKAHKSVQADLGQGQRGSSPENGTAPEASVEGQQPAVAQAWQLVGSNQRESGGEAPQPRALEQRTPAPPPPAPPLPSSTTGAPPPSLPPLPGLGATSPPAPPPPPPQSGQGAIPPPAPPPPPPLPGQGAIPPPAPPPPPPLPGLRAMAPPAPPPPPPPLPGSCGLLPPLPPPLPGMGCPPPPPLPGAGWGPPPPPPLPGLPGPPAVDSVEEVIVAQVDHSLGSAWVPSHRRVNPPTLRMKKLNWQKLPSKVAREGNSMWAALGSPDAEAVEPDFSSIERLFSFPVAKPREPAAAAPARKEPKEITFLDAKKSLNLNIFLKQFKCSNEEVTGMIRAGDTTKFDVEVLKQLLKLLPEKHEIENLRAFGEDRARLANADQFYLLLLGIPCYQLRVECMLLCEGTAVVLDMVRPKAQLVLAACESLLTSHQLPVFCQLILRIGNFLNYGSHTGDADGFKISTLLKLTETKSQQNRVTLLHHVLEEVERSHPDLLQLPQDLDQPSRAAGINLEVIRSEASSNLKKLLETEHKVSASVPEVQEQYSGRLQASIEASRALDKLFEDIEQKRRELADYLCEDAQQLSLEDTFSTMKTFRDLFIRALKENKERKDQAARAERRKQQLAEEEARRPRGEDGKPGRKGPGKQEEVCVIDALLADIRKGFQLRKTARGRADADKGSRAAVGDPPGAMESAASRDPAGDPRGGTRRPTSGPGLDAAATKEPPGWDLVDAVTPGPQPAQEPAEEGGPGRLERRSSWYVDASDFLTPEDAQCPQPSQGAWPVTLGDARALQPLKFSSEKPPGAPSSSQDAEGPVSSGDIRRAEADSTSQEDAAVLGRSAGLPAAGLGGDADEEDPAPESALDTSLDRSFSEDAVTDSSGSGTLPRARRASKGPGRRRKKRAARSQEGLRPKPKAK, from the exons CTCGGCAAGATGTCGGTGAGGGAGGGCGCCCAGCGCAAGTGGGCGGCGCTGAAGGAGAAGCTGGGGCCGCAGGACTCGGACCCCACGGAGGCCAACCTGGAGAGCGCCGACCCCGAGCTGTGCATCCGGCTGCTGCAGATGCCCTCCGTGGTCAACTACTCCGGCCTGCGCAAGCGGCTGGAGAGCAGCGACGGCGGCTGGATGGTGCAGTTCCTGGAGCAGAGCGGCCTGGACCTGCTGCTGGAGGCGCTGGCGCGGCTGTCGGGCCGCGGGGTGGCGCGCATCGCGGACGCCCTGCTGCAGCTCACCTGCATAAGCTGCGTGCGCGCCGTCATGAACTCGCCGCGGGGCATCGAGTACATCCTCAGCAACCCCGCCTACGCGCGCCAGCTCTCTCTCG CCCTGGACACGTCCAACGTGATGGTGAAGAAGCAGGTGTTCGAGCTGCTGGCCGCCCTGTGCATCTACTCGCCCGAGGGCCACGCCCTCACCCTGGACGCCCTCGACCACTACAAG ACCGCGTGCAGCCAGCAGTACCGCTTCAGCGTCATCATGAGTGAGCTCTCCGACAGCGACAACGTGCCTTACGTCGTCACCCTGCTCAGCGTCATCAACGCCGTCATCCTGGGCCCCGAGGACCTGCGCACGCGCACCCAGCTGCGGAGCGAGTTTGTCG GGCTGCAGCTGCTGGACATCCTGACCCGGCTGCG AGACCTGGAGGACGCCGACCTGCTGATCCAGCTAGAGGCCTTCGAGGAGGCCAAGGCCGAGGACGAAGAGGAGCTGCTGCACGTGTGCGGCGGGGTCAACATGAACAGCCACCAGGAGGTCTTCGCCTCCCTGTTCCACAag gTGAGCTGCTCCCCGGCGTCCACCCAGCTGCTGTCCATGCTGCAGGGCCTCCTGCACCTGGAACCCACCCACCGTTCCAGCCAGCTGCTCTGGGAGGCCTTGGAGAGCCTGGTGAACCGGGCCGTGCTCCTGGCCAGTGACG CCCAGGAATGCACCCTGGAGGAGGTGGTCGAGCGGCTCCTGTCCGTCAAGGGGCGGCTCCGACCAAGCCCCCTGGACAAGGCCCACAAGAGCGTCCAGGCCGACCTAGGCCAGGGTCAGAGGGGCAGCTCCCCTGAAAACGGCACTGCCCCCGAGGCCAGCGTGGAAGGCCAGCAGCCCGCAGTGGCCCAGGCTTGGCAGCTGGTGGGCAGCAACCAGAGAGAGAGTGGCGGGGAAGCCCCACAGCCAAGAGCCCTGGAGCAGCGGAcacccgccccacccccaccggcaccccccctccccagctctacCACGGgggcccctcccccttcccttccaccCCTACCAGGCCTGGGGGCCACGTCCcccccagcaccccctcccccacccccacagtcaGGCCAGGGGGCCATTCCCCctccagcaccccctcccccacccccactgccaggCCAGGGGGCCATTCCCCctccagcaccccctcccccacccccactgccaggCCTGAGGGCCATGGCCcccccagcaccccctcccccacctccacccctgccaggcTCCTGTGGGCTCTTGCCCCCACTGCCTCCACCACTCCCGGGCATGGggtgcccacccccacccccacttcctggagcaggctggggcccccctccacctccacccctgcccgGCCTCCCTGGCCCTCCCGCAGTGGACAGCGTGGAGGAGGTCATCGTGGCCCAGGTGGACCACAGCCTGGGCTCGGCCTGGGTGCCCAGCCACAGGCGGGTGAACCCGCCCACGCTGCGCATGAAGAAGCTGAACTGGCAGAAGCTGCCGTCCAAGGTGGCTCGTG AGGGCAACTCCATGTGGGCGGCGCTGGGCAGTCCGGACGCCGAGGCGGTGGAGCCCGACTTCTCCAGCATCGAGCGGCTCTTCTCCTTCCCCGTGGCCAAGCCCAGGGAGCCGGCCGCTGCCGCCCCCGCCAGGAAGGAGCCCAAGGAG ATCACGTTCCTCGACGCCAAGAAGAGCCTGAATCTCAACATCTTCCTGAAGCAGTTTAAGTG cTCCAACGAGGAGGTCACCGGGATGATCCGGGCCGGGGACACCACCAAGTTCGACGTGGAGGTTCTCAAACAGCTCCTCAAGCTCCTTCCGGAGAAGCACGAG ATTGAGAACCTGCGGGCGTTCGGAGAGGACCGAGCCAGGCTGGCCAACGCTGACCAGTTctacctgctgctgctgggcATCCCCTG CTACCAGCTGCGGGTCGAGTGCATGCTGCTGTGCGAGGGTACAGCCGTCGTGCTGGACATGGTGCGGCCCAAGGCCCAGCTGGTGCTCGCCGCCTGCGAGA GCCTGCTCACCAGCCACCAGCTGCCCGTCTTCTGCCAGCTCATCCTGAGGATCGGGAACTTCCTCAACTAC GGCAGCCACACAGGCGACGCTGATGGCTTCAAGATCAGCACGTTGCTGAAACTCACGGAGACCAAGTCCCAGCAGAACCGCGTGACGCTGCTGCACCACGTGCTGGAG GAAGTGGAGAGGAGCCACCCAGACCTCCTGCAACTGCCCCAGGACCTGGACCAGCCCTCCCGAGCCGCGGG GATCAACCTGGAAGTGATCCGCTCAGAGGCCAGCTCCAACCTGAAGAAGCTTCTGGAGACAGAGCATAAGGTGTCGGCCTCGGTGCCTGAGGTGCAGGAGCAGTACTCGGGGCGCCTCCAG GCCAGCATCGAGGCCTCCCGGGCGCTGGACAAGCTCTTCGAGGACATCGAGCAGAAGCGGCGGGAGCTGGCCGACTACCTGTGTGAGGACGCCCAGCAGCTGTCCCTGGAGGACACCTTCAGCACCATGAAGACCTTCCGAGACCTCTTCATCCGAGCCCTGAAG GAGAACAAGGAGCGGAAGGACCAGGCGGCCAGGGCAGAGCGCAGGAAGCAGCAGCTGGCCGAGGAGGAGGCGCGGAGGCCTCGGGGCGAGGACGGGAAGCCAG GCAGGAAGGGGCCCGGGAAGCAGGAGGAGGTGTGTGTCATCGACGCCCTGCTGGCCGACATCAGGAAGGGTTTCCAGCTTCGGAAGACGGCCCGGGGCCGCGCGGACGCCGACAAGGGCAGCAGGGCGGCCGTGGGGGACCCCCCAGGGGCCATGGAGTCTG CGGCCAGCAGGGACCCTGCAGGAGACCCCAGGGGTGGCACCCGCCGCCCCACCTCTGGGCCAGGCCTTGATGCTGCAGCCACCAAGGAGCCCCCAGGCTGGGACCTTGTGGACGCCGTGACCCCCGGCCCGCAGCCTGCCCAGGAGCCGGCAGAGGAGGGTGGTCCCGGGCGCCTGGAGAGGCGTTCTTCCTGGTACGTGGACGCCAGCGACTTCCTCACCCCGGAGGACGCCCAGTGTCCGCAGCCCTCGCAGGGGGCCTGGCCAGTGACTCTGGGCGACGCTCGGGCCCTGCAGCCCCTCAAGTTCTCCAGCGAAAAGCCCCCTGGGGCCCCAAGTTCCAGCCAGGACGCCGAGGGCCCCGTGTCCTCGGGGGACATCCGCCGGGCCGAGGCCGACAGCACGAGCCAGGAGGATGCAGCTGTCCTGGGCCGCAGCGCCGGCCTCCCGGCTGCAGGCCTCGGTGGGGACGCGGACGAGGAGGACCCGGCCCCGGAGTCCGCACTGGACACCTCCCTGGACAGGTCCTTCTCTGAGGACGCAGTGACTGACTCCTCGGGGTCTGGCACCCTCCCCAGGGCCCGCCGGGCCTCGAAGGGGCCGGGCCGGCGGAGGAAGAAGCGCGCGGCAAGGAGCCAGGAAG